GATGAATTCTAAGCAGTTCAACATTTAGAGTTTAAAAGGGGTTGTTACTATCCATGTCTTTTTACCTACgtgataataattttttttaatttattttatatgtCTTACAATGATAATATAATCTATTCCAAAGTAATTATCACATCATCATCTTTTCTGAAAAAATTTCATTGAAACAAAAGAAGCacaatcctctctctctctctctctctccttctcacatgaaatgattttGCTGGTTTCCTATATAGGAAATTATTCCGTCACACCTTATTGTTGCACTTCTCTATgtcgcttgctcagagaaccctctcctttATATCATACACCATTTATATTTAAGTATAAAATGAGGTTTGGGTGTAAATGATCGCgatcccaaataaccctaataGCTCCAGCTTGATGGCGCCATCCTCATATATATCTTCTTAAGTCATAATTATCGTTAATTGGGCTGATGCATaatgtaacttttttttttttttttggggtaaaacaTAATGAAATACACCTCTCAACTTTAGTACAGGGCCTTCTAAATCAGCCACATATGTCCAACCGATTAGGTAGACAACAGAGCTAAATGGTTAAAATGAAGAACTTTAGAAACTTTGTCCAAAGAGTTGATTTTATAACCTTTTTTTAAGAACTTTATTCTACCAAGCATGATGTGATATCTATATCTCCACTAAGTTACATGATAATTTTAATGATTAAAATGAAGAATTTTAGAAACTTTGGACTACCAAGAAACATATGGGCCGGACCATTGTTTTGCAAAATGAGGTATGTGAGAAATAAACTTCTCATGTTATGTATTGGATCTTTTTATATGTctctatgcctagtgaagtataacattTCATTATTTACCATTTGACGATACATGGtaggttagtccatgtgatagagggcACCACATAATCTCGGTACccaattttagtccaaagtaagcaaAGAAAGTTattcaaactctgattcaaagttttagtaaaattatcaaaatatcatcaaatggaaatgaatataaaatatgaaATATAAACTGACATCTTTATAATTTTAAttacttcctctactcattataagctgaaattgtactcATGAGATGTTTGATTAGTCCTTCATCACATACACTAAGTCATGTACTGTCATGTGGCAAATGgtgaagcgttatacttcactagacatAGTGACGGAGAAGAAAACCATTATATATTTATCTTAATAATGCATATTTTATTCATATATTCTTCGAGTTTACATCTAGATCATTGGAATTATTATGTTGAATGTGAAGATCCCTTTTAAGATATAGAATTCTTTGGGAAAGAGATCATTGCCAAAGCCTCTAAAGCTTATACGTGCGCGTTAGCCAATGGAAGCGCGCCCACACATGCATTTCCTTTGATAGAATTTCTACCTTTCCTTGGGAGCAGTGTAGTATTGGAGCCACACAATCATgtagtgttcttttttccatatttttttatataaattagtagaatcccaaatagacctaaaaaaaattacttactATATTATTACCCTGTTAATTGAAGAGAAATTAGATAATCTCAGCTTCGGAACTCCGTTGTAATGGTTGGGTAATGACTTAttaaaattgtcattttgatCCCTTTATCTTACGCTTGTTAAaacataaaccctaaaacactaTATCATCAAACTAATTAAGAACCTATAATTTATCTTAGGACACCCCTCCCTTAATAGGCCTAAATTAAAACCAGGGCCAACTAATTACAGTTAGGTTCCAACCTGGGCTACTTTATATCCATCTCAAAAGTAAGATCCACCATCTATTTACAGTTAGGTTCCTGGCCAGTCAGGTGCGCAGGTTCTTCTCATAGGAAGGGtgaaaatgatgacctcacccctACCCTTTCacccctcctatgagaggaacctgcgcACCTGACCAggcagagaacctgagaggagaaagattctatttaCACTTGGTATTTCAATTTCCAAGAAAGAACGTACTCTTCAAATCGACTTTTGACTTTCCAAACAATTTTTTAAGGGAGAATTTCTTAGATCTGTTagataaaaaaatgatttacaAAATTAGTAGGtataaattatattttacaatcacaagttataattttcaaaagatTTACCCAATTCTCATATGAGTAAAAAAAGTTATAAaaataacctaaaatacccccactttcattctctcttcttcttccatggacGACACTGCTGCAATcactccccccctccccctccgcCTCCCTCCCCAACAACCccacaacaccaccaccaccaccaccgccaccctctccctccccctacCCCTCCCTCACTTGCAaacttgccccccccccccaccccattCCCTCTCTCTACAGATCTAATTGTTTGTGTTTGGATTGTGGTTCTCATACTTAAGGTTTGTTCGTTATCTAGCTGATCCTTAGGAGCATTGCTTTTCGGTGAGTTTACACCTTCCCACCTGCCTTTTGAATTCTCCCCTTCACCCCCTCTAATTTTCGTTCAAGTCCCGGGAGAAGGCTGGGGGAGTTaattggtgtttctcccaccatataaaaaacttttattttccattgttATAAGCCATTTTTCATCCGCATcttcttttgtggatgattcaTTAATgtaaaaatgaaggaaaataaaaggaaatatattTCATGAATCACTTTACTccttttttatcaaaaaaaaaatttattttactcGTTTCACTTGCTATTTATTCAGATAAACTTTCTTTGTCAATCCATTTCTATATGATCTTGCAGAGAGCCATTGTCCATTTGTCCATCCCTTTCTTTACTCCTGAGTCCGGAATTACTCCTCACTCCTTTACACTAACCAGAATTTCTTGGAGTAAAAAGAAGTGTAAATTATAGTAGTGATTGTCCTAATCTTAAACAAGCCGAGGGCCCTTCTCCAACAGAATTCCATATTAAAAAACCAAGCCAGTCATTTTTGTCCTTTACTGTCATAAAAGTACAAGGTTTCAGTCCAGATAACGGTAATAAACATCAGGGTGAGTTTGCAGGGGAGCGAGGGGGTAGGGGAGCATGGTGGGGCGGGTTTGTAGGGAAGAGAGGGGTGTGGGGAGAGAGAGACGGGGGTTGGTGGCGGTGATGGTAGAAGTGGTGGTGCAGGGCGGGGCGGAGCGGGTTTGCATGGAAGAGGGTGGGTCAGGGGTTAGAGGGGAAGATGGAGGGAGTAGTTTCGGCTTCgtccatggaagaagaaggagaagaaaaaagaaaatgagagcgAATGATGTTGGGGTATTTTGGGTTATTCCTTTGACTTTTTTCACTCATATggggatttggtaaatcttttgaACAATGTAATTAGAGATtgtaaaatataattattaatacCTATTAAatttgtaaatctttttgttatctagtagatctaggcaattctcccattttttttaatgtgtatAATTGGGAAGATGATAGAGATGGTGGGAAAAATAAACCTCCGCAAGCAATTCTCCCATTTTTATTGCAATGCGAGCCTAGGAACTGAACACGTGAAAAATGTAACATCCAACGATAttaaactccaaaaaaaaaaaactgtcttaACATCAACTTGCAACGTTGGATGAAACTTCTTCCACATATCGAACCCTCAAACCCTCAAAACTGTACTCCAGTGCACCGTCAACTCTCGCACtgaagaggattttaatccaaagATAATGTGAGCAAAAAAATccttaaaactattttttttttcctataaatccTCTTTCCCATGCCAGGACAGATTACCCACAAAAATTGAACTTTTGAGTACCTTGGAGCAGCTGAAATTAAAATTGCCAAGTGACAAAAATTCTATTTAAGCCCAGTAAAGATAAGAACCTTCCCTCAATGGAATGTGAGGGAAACATCAACTTCATTTTTGTATAAGATCTTAATTGTAGGTTGCCCTTAtacccaaacaagccctagttATTCATTTTTGTATAAGATCTTAATTGTAGGTTGCCCTTAtacccaaacaagccctagttATGAATAGTCCCCAAGATGGAGAAGTAATTAGAACCCCAAAAACCCATTAGAATACAGAAATTTATACAAATCTAAGTCATTATCATCACTATGGAGGATGAAACACAAAAGTGAATCCTGCTTTAATATTGCTTTCGTAGTTGCAAACTAACCCAACAGAGATAAAAAGTCAAAAAGACCCACCACCCTCCAGCACTTACAAaagcaacaaaaacaacaaaaaaaaaagaaacataactTGGAAGTTTTGAACCCCATACAAAGACTTTACTTACAGAAGCCTAATTAGAAGCAATCCAAAAGTACTCTTGTTGATTTATCTTAATTTAAAGAGGACATTACAGGTTACACGACCCTAGTACCCACACCACCTTTGTGACCCGGATCTGTCACGGGTGCCCCGACACCGACACCATATCCAGGTTCACGATACCCGGGACCATAGCTGCTGCTGAAGATACCAGCATGAAGCAATACAACGTATATCAACTGGGTAAAAGCCAGAATTATTATGAAAGCTTCCAACACCTTCAGTCTCCATCCTCTATATCCTCCTATGTGTATCTCCTTGCATGCCAACCTGCagtaattaatatatattttttttcaagtttttaaaagaaaatattgttCACAACGATGGAAGAAATTAAATTTGGGTACCCAAATGCAAGGGCAGTGATGGCCCAAGCAACGAGCGATGATGAAGCTGCTGCGGCGAGACTATCACTTCTCCATGACCTAATATGGCTGCCGCCGGCCAACTTTGAAGTAACACCGACAACACCGGCAAGTAACGCGAATATCAGAAAGAACATAGTTGCACCATTtcctccaaaccctaatttaccATATAACCATCACAGCAGATATTGTTAGAAATAAGGAAGGAAGGTCCGAGCTAGTAAGGTTGGACTGACCGTGGGTCCCACCTAAGGTTCCTTATaataataaacccaaaaaaggatcTCTAAGCCATGATGACATGTGGCAACcaaccaaaccctagaaaatttGCATGCACACCACGTGTACTAAAAAGATAAAACTATTCttgaaatattagggttagggttagggttgcttACCAGGATCATTAGTTTGGCCATTGATGAACCTGTTGATAGACCAACTAGCAAAACCCACGACTATAATATACATAATAAGGTTGAGATACAACAATGGAGCTACTGTATTTCTTCCCATTGTGAAAGCCATCACTGAAACCCTTTTCCTGCTAGCTggttctcttccttctcctcacAAACAGAgaaagcaaagcaaagcaagTTTGACAATAGTTAAGAGTATATAAATAGCAAGCAAGCAAGTAATATTCTTCTGCAAATCAACTGAACTGCTTTGTATTTTCTTCCCACTTGTATCTTAAcataagaaagagagggagagggtgaAGTTAAATAGAGGAGGTAGCTGATGACACAGAGACACACACAATACGTGTCTGACTGTTGGGTTATTAGAAAGGAAAGTGACAACGTTGGCGATGTCATCTGCTTACATGTGGGTGGACACGTGTCCATATTGGGTTATTAAAATGTTTCCCCTTATGGGAATCATGAGAGACCGTCTTTCTCACTTTAAAATCTGATCTGTGTTTATCCAGAATGAGAATTGATGTACTCCTCCTAGCTAGACAGAATAGTTCTCAAGCAACACCAACTCTCTTACGGTGATTTTGGTGATCTGGACCCTTGGAAAGGAATTGGGCAGTTGCCTATCATGTCATTAGGATCTCTTTCGCATATATATGGACCTGATTTTTCTCTGTGTTGGGAATTGGGTACAATTTAATCTTTATTAAGAAGATGGTGCTTTAAGTCCTTATAAATCCAACACCTAATAAGGTCattcttgataaaaaaaaaaaacgtgatGATCAATGATTGTGCATGATGGTTTTTGATACACTGGCATGCAAAGTATAGGAAACTCTTGGATAAGACACCTGATCTGAtataaaagaatatatatatatatattttttgagagagagagactctaaTAAATGGAATTTTTTGATATTAGATCCAACAATAAATACAATTTGGAAGTATCTCGATTGGATCTGGACACATAGTAATAATGTCTTCAAACCATGTTTGTTGTGGTTCTTTCTcattctttctaattttttttcaatacgGTTGATCCAATAAATAGACCACCACCTGATCGCTTGGATCATTATCTTTCGTCGACACAGATAGTTCTTGAAGAATAGTCTATTGATCGTATTTTACTTGAACAATCTTGTATctagatcgtctacggcctgcctCCCCATAGTGGCCATAGTAACGTACTAATGAGGTGAGAtgtaatgaccaccttatccctgcctaagcgccttgcccgagcgggggtaaggtggtcattacgTCTCGTCTCATTAGTGCGCTACTATGATCGCTACGGGCaacaggccgtagacgatcacGATCCAACAATCTTAGACCCTGTCCAGATTTTTGGCCAGCCCAAGAGTGTGAACCTCACTCCATAACCAACTCACCCAAAAGGGCTTAGACACACTCACCCAACTCAGTCGGCTAAGGTTCCTAACTGTGTAGCCCAGCCAAGAGGGTTGAAACACACTCACCAAGAAACCCAATTTCTTGGTTCCGTTTGTTTTGACATTGaacagcaaaaaataaaaattggggaAAAGATCCATGTTTGGGCCGAATTTGTTTTCCACCAACGGAAACATTGTAGTATCCTGAAAAAGATtctgtcaatccgggcagcaCGCAGTTGTGTGCAGCGCCTGAGATGAGGCGGGCACATTGATTGCCTTACCCCTGGTCGGGTAAGGCGTCAGGCAGGAGGTAAGGCGGTAAATGCGCACCGCCTCATCTTAGGTACTACTGCACATGCACCATtgctgcccggattgacaggagcCGAATCCATAGTATCCCTAGAAAAGTCCTAAATACCTCCTATATATTTGACTAAGTTTCGTATACTACCTCCTCTCCTTCGCTCGAAAGTATACATGAGCATCGGAGGAAATCCTGTCCCATAAAAAATTTAGagtaaaatcaaaatttctattgtttattttgacttttgtaaattttttattaacaaaaaatatataatttggaCCAACCAAATTTACAATAAACGACCTAGAAAAATCTGAGTTTTTATAACTAAATATCTTATTGCCTCGTATTTATAGCCTTAATCTCCTCTTGGTCTCCGTTATTGCTTTCCTTATTAAATTTTGGAAAAGGGCAGTTTCCCGGACCAGCAAGTCCAAACGGATATTATATCTCTTTGGGGTGTCAGCTAGATCATGAGGAAGGAGGAATCATGATATTCAAGGAATGGTTTGGATTAGTCATATACtaaattttaaactcaaattcaatcatataacCTCGATACACACCCTCTAGGTTGTCTAAGTATTGATTTACACATCTTCTTAATAGTAATCCACGatatggtgatgtcctactttACCACTGGCGAGACAGTTTCAATGTTCTCCTAACTAGCCTAGTCGAATcctaaaacaacaataaagctattttttattttttttttaaattcgtatatattttttcttaataaaatttactttttttccaaaaaaaaaaaattatctaaatgacacctctataggtgtatttagatcTTGACacattcttttaattgccccttgaCATATTCTCAAAAGTAATTTAAGTTAAGgtaaaagagttttcaaaaagaATTTGAAAATATCATATCATTGCGTTATTATCAAAACCTGTCATTGTATGCACATTTCTCGAGTACATATGTAAAATGACAAtgtttaccctcattgaaaaaaaatatatgttatacttaaagaataaaaactaaaattataaattatttgatcaAGGGCAGATACATGAAGAGTAGCATTCAAGGATATGAATCAATTCAAGGATGTTGAATTATAAGGACCTTAAGAAAGGGAATTCTTCTGAAACTTGGTTGAGTTAATTCTTGACTTCTCTCATTATTCAATTAGACATATTGTTAGTTCCTTATTCGTACACTGGCTTTCGCTCCTTAATATTCTAGAACATAAGGGGGAGCCaagtagcaaaaaaaaaagagcgaTTAATTTGGTTGGTTACATTAGTCTGTCATCATATCAATTTCCTCCTTTGTACAATAAGGGGTAGTTTTTTTGGAACATAAatggtaaaataaaatttatatacCATTCAACGATATCAAagttaataattaattttttttcttatatggTTTATGTTAGAAGGTGACACTTCgagaatatttttaaaaaaaatacctaaAATGAATAATGGCATTTTGACATGAATGTGAAATTTGAGCCCAAATAAGCCCTGTATGTGAAGCCATCATGTACAATTTGTTTAACGACACATGTCTTTTTGCTTTAACAAATCTCCTGTTTTAAAAGAGTATTTgcagaaaaaaaacataacacATGTTATCACGAAACTATACGTGAAGAGTCATCACTCTCTATGTATGGGTAGTTGATCCGGACTCGTAACTTTTCCTTGGGACGTTGTTCTCGTGCCATAGTACAAAGtgcgcccaagcacatgagggtgggtgcaatgaccaccctaccccacgtGTAGCAAGCCCATGTGCCTCGGCGCAACTGCGTTgcgcacagagaacattctcccattttccttttcctttaattGGATGAAAGGTTtcgggtgaaaaaaaaaaattatcatggGAAAATAAATGCAAAAAAGTCAAAACGTGAGGATGGACATGTAAAAAGGCAAAAATTTAGGAGGATtaaattttaagggaaaagcAAAAACGTGTCAAAACCATGGTTTCTCACTCTCCAAATTCCACGGCGCAGAAGACGTTCCTCTGTTAGAAGTTTCACCACCACCTGTACTCTATGGACCATAATTCAACTACATTTCCATGGAAAATCCCATACAACCACACCCATctgcaaaaaaaatttttttatctGTAATCAGTTCATCACCCCCATTTGAATTTGAATGCTTTAACATCCATTTTCACCTTTAATTTAACAGAGACATAATGGGCACTCTCCATTTCTTGACACTTCTCCATCATCATCCATTAATCCTGCAACTTCTCCCTGTTCTATGTATAATCTCAATCATCCCCTTTTCTGCATCAGAGATCCAGAACACTCGAATTGTTCAAGATGCAAGGCCAATGATCCTATTCGAAAAATTCGGGTTTGCAAGATTTGGTCATGTCTCAATTTCAATTAAAGGTGTTTCATGGAGATCAAAACACCCAAATGCAGAACTAAATCCATCTTCAATGGGATTCATCTTATTAAGAGAATCATCATATGATATGATCTTGAATGAGTCTGAATATAACAACCATTTCTGTATTGTATCAAGCCATTATGTGAAACAACTCTTTAAATTTGATCAACTCAGCTTGAATTCCACTTACAATGTTACCATTATTGTTGATGATCCTGATCAATACAGTTTGGTTTTCGGAAATTGTCAACCCGAATTCGAAGTATCTATGGATGTTCATACCCAGCTGTATAATGTGAAGAATGGTAGAAAGAATTTCTTACCTGCAGGGCAAACCCAATTGCCAAAACTTTATTTCGTCTTATTTATCATatattctatcttcttcttgatttggGTTTTTCTCTGCATCAAACAGAGACCAACTGTAGATAAGATCCATTTGATAATGGGTGCTTTGCTCATTGTAAAGGGTCTTAAGATAATTTGTGCTTCTGAGGATAAGTCATATGTAGGAAGAACAGGGACTCCTCATGGTTGGGATATAGCCTTCTACATCTTCAGCTTTCTTAAAGGTATAATGTTGTTTACTGTGATTATCTTAATTGGCACTGGTTGGTCTTTCTTGAAACCTCATCTTCAAGATAGAGAAAAGAAGGTTCTTATGTTTGTAATTCCATTGCAAGTTCTTGAGAATATAGCTTCAGTTGAGATTGGGGAAACAAGTCCTGCAACTAAGGATTGGTTGACATGGAACCAATTGTTCTTATTGATTGATGTTATATGTTGTTTCGCGGTTTTCTTTCCGATCATCTGGTCGATTCGGAGTCTTAGGGAAGCATCAAAAA
The sequence above is a segment of the Telopea speciosissima isolate NSW1024214 ecotype Mountain lineage chromosome 7, Tspe_v1, whole genome shotgun sequence genome. Coding sequences within it:
- the LOC122667481 gene encoding protein CANDIDATE G-PROTEIN COUPLED RECEPTOR 7-like, whose translation is MGTLHFLTLLHHHPLILQLLPVLCIISIIPFSASEIQNTRIVQDARPMILFEKFGFARFGHVSISIKGVSWRSKHPNAELNPSSMGFILLRESSYDMILNESEYNNHFCIVSSHYVKQLFKFDQLSLNSTYNVTIIVDDPDQYSLVFGNCQPEFEVSMDVHTQLYNVKNGRKNFLPAGQTQLPKLYFVLFIIYSIFFLIWVFLCIKQRPTVDKIHLIMGALLIVKGLKIICASEDKSYVGRTGTPHGWDIAFYIFSFLKGIMLFTVIILIGTGWSFLKPHLQDREKKVLMFVIPLQVLENIASVEIGETSPATKDWLTWNQLFLLIDVICCFAVFFPIIWSIRSLREASKTDGKAARNLAKLSLFKQFYIVVVSYLYFTRVVATAIGTIINYKFEWVITAAMEGASLAFYAFIFYNFQPIEKNPYFVIDHEEEEAAALALEIDDSFEL
- the LOC122668289 gene encoding membrane protein PM19L; the encoded protein is MAFTMGRNTVAPLLYLNLIMYIIVVGFASWSINRFINGQTNDPGFGGNGATMFFLIFALLAGVVGVTSKLAGGSHIRSWRSDSLAAAASSSLVAWAITALAFGLACKEIHIGGYRGWRLKVLEAFIIILAFTQLIYVVLLHAGIFSSSYGPGYREPGYGVGVGAPVTDPGHKGGVGTRVV